One Gadus morhua chromosome 13, gadMor3.0, whole genome shotgun sequence genomic window carries:
- the LOC115556889 gene encoding adenosine receptor A1: MSFSLGVQRREQVDLLYISMETAIALASVLGNVLVVAAVAVNRSLRDTTFCFIASLAAADIAVGALVIPLAVVISLGLETQFYTCLLLSCLLLVITQGSILSLLAIAVDRFLRVKIPTRYCVVVTQGRARVAVGLCWLLSFISGLVPMLGWHIRPDPHLQGNASGDAPIVCMFTSVVSMHFMVYFNFLGCVVVPLVVMMALYGEIFRVICVRLGRRAEATCDGGDGRRYYQKELRLAKSLALVVALFALCWLPLHILNCVALFCPSCPLPKAAVYTGIFLSHVNSALNPLVYAFRIKRFRVTLIQILRRCVLCRPAEPSLFPEGKTVLTG, translated from the exons atgtCCTTTTCGCTGGGCGTCCAGCGACGGGAGCAGGTGGACCTGCTGTACATCTCCATGGAGACGGCCATCGCCCTGGCCTCGGTGCTGGGCAAcgtgctggtggtggcggcggtggcggtcaACCGCTCGCTGCGCGACACCACCTTCTGCTTCATCGCGTCGCTGGCGGCGGCCGACATCGCGGTGGGCGCGCTGGTCATCCCCCTGGCCGTGGTCATCAGCCTGGGCCTGGAGACCCAGTTCTACACATGCCTGCTTCTCTCCTGCCTGCTGCTGGTCATCACCCAGGGCTCCATCCTGTCGCTGCTCGCCATCGCCGTCGACCGCTTCCTCCGGGTCAAGATCCCGACCAG GTACTGCGTCGTGGTGACCCAGGGACGGGCCCGGGTGGCGGTCGGCCTGTGCTGgctcctctccttcatctccgGCCTGGTCCCCATGCTTGGCTGGCACATCCGCCCTGACCCCCACCTCCAGGGTAACGCCAGCGGCGACGCGCCCATCGTGTGCATGTTCACCTCGGTGGTCAGCATGCACTTCATGGTGTACTTCAACTTCCTGGGCTGCGTGGTGGTGCCGCTGGTGGTCATGATGGCGCTCTACGGCGAGATCTTCCGGGTGATCTGCGTCCGTCTGGGCCGCCGCGCCGAAGCCACGTGTGATGGCGGCGACGGCCGGCGCTACTACCAGAAGGAGCTGCGTCTGGCCAAGTCCCTGGCGCTCGTGGTGGCGCTGTTCGCCCTCTGCTGGCTGCCGCTGCACATCCTGAACTGCGTGGCGCTCTTCTGTCCCTCGTGCCCGCTGCCCAAGGCCGCCGTCTACACCGGCATCTTCCTGTCGCACGTCAACTCGGCGCTCAACCCGCTGGTGTACGCCTTCCGCATCAAGCGCTTCCGGGTGACGCTGATCCAGATCTTGCGGCGATGCGTGCTCTGTCGGCCCGCCGAGCCCAGCCTCTTCCCTGAGGGGAAGACCGTCCTGACAGGGTAG
- the LOC115556887 gene encoding adenosine receptor A1 encodes MGLPEGSLYTALELLIASCCVLGNAVAIAALRRTKRLREPTFCFLTSLAAADLLVGSLAIPLAVLVDGRVETSAGACLLSSCLLILPTLASILSLLSIAVDRFLRVYAPLRYRRSVTEQHSWLVVAACWGAAVLLSFTPLLGWSQQSTVSPAALSPVSSTSPVSSTSSNSSSSSPSAAVCLFTDVISMSYLVYFTFFLCNLLPLCTMALLYCLIFRIVRRSLRDMAGRSGTPNADSRRYLKREGRLAASLAQVLGLFALSWLPLHLMNCVVKFGGPPVPVAAFHVGILLSHANSAVNPVVYAYRIPRIRQAYLKMWSQATGRPWFSQPGSSHSSDNGTSSKDDKL; translated from the exons ATGGGTCTCCCCGAAGGGTCCCTCTACACGGCCCTCGAGCTGCTGATTGCGTCGTGCTGCGTCCTGGGCAACGCGGTGGCCATCGCGGCGCTCCGGCGCACCAAGAGGCTGCGGGAGCCCACCTTCTGCTTCCTCACCTCCCTGGCGGCGGCCGACCTGCTGGTGGGCAGCCTGGCCATCCCGCTGGCCGTGCTGGTGGACGGCCGGGTGGAGACCTCCGCTGGCGCCTGCCTGCTCTCCAGCTGCCTCCTCATCCTGCCCACCCTGGCCTCCATCCTGTCGCTGCTGTCCATCGCCGTGGACCGCTTCCTCCGGGTCTACGCGCCCCTCAG gTACCGGCGGTCGGTGACGGAGCAGCACTCgtggctggtggtggcggcgtGCTGGGGGGCGGCCGTCCTCCTCAGCTTCACGCCCCTCCTCGGCTGGAGCCAGCAGAGCACCGTCTCGCCCGCTGCCCTTtcccccgtctcctccacctcccccgtctcctccacctcctccaactcctcctcctcttctccctccgccgccgtctgCCTGTTCACCGACGTCATCTCCATGTCGTACCTGGTGTACTTCACCTTCTTCCTCTGCAACCTGCTGCCTCTGTGCACCATGGCCCTGCTCTACTGCCTCATCTTCCGGATCGTCCGCAGGAGCCTCCGGGACATGGCCGGACGCTCCGGCACCCCCAACGCGGATTCCCGCAGGTACctgaagagggagggacggctGGCGGCGTCGCTGGCTCAGGTCCTGGGCCTTTTCGCCCTCTCCTGGCTCCCTCTGCACCTCATGAACTGCGTGGTGAAGTTCGGGGGTCCCCCGGTCCCCGTCGCCGCGTTCCACGTGGGCATCCTGCTCTCGCACGCCAACTCGGCCGTCAACCCCGTGGTGTACGCCTACCGGATCCCCCGGATCAGGCAGGCCTACCTGAAGATGTGGTCGCAGGCCACCGGGCGGCCCTGGTTCAGCCAGCCGGGGTCCAGCCACTCTTCAGACAACGGCACCAGCAGCAAAGATGACAAGTTATAG
- the rplp2 gene encoding 60S acidic ribosomal protein P2: MRYVAAYLLAALGGAASPSAKDIKAILSSVGIEADDERLNKVVSEMNGKDINEVMNSGLSKLASVPAGGAVAAPSAAGGAAVAAAGAAPAAAAEEKKEEKKDESEESDDDMGFGLFD, from the exons ATGCGTTACGTGGCCGCTTACCTCCTGGCTGCCCTCGGCGGCGCCGCCAGCCCATCCGCCAAGGACATCAAGGCCATCCTGAGCAGCGTCGGCATCGAGGCCGACGATGAGCGTCTCAACAAG GTGGTGAGTGAAATGAACGGGAAAGACATCAACGAAGTGATGAACTCCG GTCTCTCCAAGTTGGCCTCCGTGCCAGCAGGTGGTGCTGTCGCAGCGCCTTCTGCTGCCGGCGGTGCGGCTGTTGCTGCCGCCGGTGCggcgcctgctgctgctg CGGAAGAgaaaaaggaggagaagaaggacgaATCCGAAGAGTCGGACGACGATATGGGATTCGGACTCTTTGATTAA